The Drosophila innubila isolate TH190305 chromosome 3R unlocalized genomic scaffold, UK_Dinn_1.0 2_E_3R, whole genome shotgun sequence genome has a segment encoding these proteins:
- the LOC117793005 gene encoding activin receptor type-2A, producing MSKYDFVLYLVAQLIIGCNLLQLADGAILPDGHNINCEHYDEKDCNSGKDCTTTIEHCQVEGDKFPSCYALWSADELTGIKKIKMKGCFTEMHECNQTDCVTSADPRQGNIHFCCCKGSMCNSNHRWIPTTTESTTQVPKEKTQDNNNVIYYIIGASLFAVLVVVLIFCLAFYRRRKQAHFNEIPTNEAEITNSSPLLSNRPIQLLEQKASGRFGDVWQAKLHGQDVAVKIFRMQEKESWTTENDIYKLPRMRHPNILEFLGVEKHLDKPEYWLISTYQHNGSLCDYLKSHTITWLELCRIAESMANGLAHLHEEILGNKAEGLKPSIAHRDFKSKNVLLKGDLTACIADFGLAMIFQPGKPCGDTHGQVGTRRYMAPEVLEGAINFNRDAFLRIDVYACGLVLWEMVSRCEVVGPVGEYQLPFEAELGQRPTLDEVQESVVMKKLRPHLLSTWRTHPGLSIFCDTMEECWDHDAEARLSSSCVMERFAQLNKYPTTQLLIKNHTNIEDAKETTNCL from the exons gCTGCAATTTGCTGCAACTGGCCGATGGCGCAATTCTGCCCGATGGCCATAACATTAACTGCGAGCATTATGATGAGAAGGATTGCAATTCGGGCAAGGATTGCACCACCACCATTGAGCATTGCCAGGTGGAGGGGGACAAATTCCCCAGCTGTTATGCATTATGGAGCGCCGACGAACTGACGG GCATCAAGAAAATCAAGATGAAGGGCTGCTTTACGGAGATGCACGAGTGCAACCAGACCGATTGCGTTACAAGCGCTGATCCGCGCCAGGGAAACATACATTTCTGTTGCTGCAAGGGCTCCATGTGCAATTCTAACCATCGGTGGATACCGACCACCACAGAGTCAACAACTCAAG TGCCCAAGGAGAAGACGCAAGATAACAACAATGTGATTTATTATATCATTGGCGCTTCGTTATTTGCTGTACTTGTGGTCGTATTGATATTTTGCCTGGCCTTTTATCGGCGTCGCAAGCAAGCACATTTTAATGAGATACCCACG aATGAGGCTGAAATAACAAACTCATCGCCGCTACTTAGCAATCGACCCATACAACTGCTGGAACAAAAGGCAAGCGGTCGTTTTGGCGATGTGTGGCAGGCAAAGCTGCACGGTCAGGATGTGGCCGTGAAAATCTTTCGCATGCAGGAAAAGGAATCGTGGACTACTGAGAAtgatatttacaaattgcCACGTATGCGACATCCAAATATTTTGGAGTTTTTGGGCGTTGAGAAGCATTTAGATAAGCCGGAGTATTGGCTGATATCCACATATCAGCACAATGGTTCACTATGCGATTATCTAAAGTCGCATACGATTACCTGGTTGGAACTGTGCCGCATCGCCGAGTCCATGGCAAATGGATTGGCGCACTTGCATGAGGAGATACTGGGCAACAAGGCAGAGGGTCTAAAGCCTTCAATAGCACACCGTGACTTTAAGTCGAAGAATGTTTTGCTCAAAGGCGATTTGACGGCTTGCATTGCGGACTTTGGACTGGCCATGATCTTTCAGCCGGGCAAACCATGTGGCGATACTCACGGCCAGGTGGGAACACGTCGTTATATGGCTCCAGAAGTGCTCGAGGGTGCCATTAATTTCAATCGAGATGCCTTTTTGCGTATCGATGTCTATGCTTGTGGATTGGTACTGTGGGAAATGGTTTCACGTTGCGAAGTCGTTGGACCAGTGGGCGAGTATCAACTTCCATTCGAGGCAGAACTTGGTCAGCGACCCACACTCGATGAGGTGCAAGAAAGCGTTGTTATGAAAAAGTTGCGTCCACATTTGCTCAGCACTTGGCGCACTCATCCG GGACTCAGCATATTTTGCGATACAATGGAGGAGTGCTGGGATCACGATGCCGAGGCACGTCTTAGCTCCTCCTGTGTGATGGAGCGCTTTGCACAACTTAACAAGTATCCGACAACGCAGCTGCTCATCAAGAATCACACCAACATTGAAGATGCAAAGGAGACCACAAATTGCTTATAG